The Astatotilapia calliptera unplaced genomic scaffold, fAstCal1.2 U_scaffold_120, whole genome shotgun sequence genome includes the window TCATTGAGTGGGTGAAAAACTAAGTAGGCTTTAGCAGTTGTTAGTTTTGGAGCATTAAGGTGTCGATAACACCAAGGAGGAAAGACCAGCAGCCATCTGCCTCCATTCCGACTACAGTGAGCACAAAGTGGAGGGGGTATGATCTGTTCTGCATCGATACACAAAGACCCCAGGACCACCCACTCCTCTGTATGACCAAACATTAACTGAAATGTGAGGCTGTGTGTCCAGCAGCTGAAGCCTGACCACAGCTGCTCATTGCGCAGAACAATGATCCCATCCACAGAAGCAGTCTTGTAACAGACGAGCTGAAATGACCCGTCACAGTCCAGACCCCGGGATCAACTCCAGTCCCTGACTTATAGAGGAAGAGTGTCGATGTTTTAGTGCTGTTGTTCATTTTGAGGTCATATTGCATAATTATAGAAGCTGTAGGGACCAGATGATTCCTCAGACCAGActtgtgctgtgttttttgacATTACTGCAAGAAATCCTCCCCAAGAAGTTTGAGCAGCAGACTTTGGTCAAGGTCCAGATTTATGTGAGCAGAGAAACGCGTCAGACGAAGaagatttaataaataaatggtgtCAAATGTGTGGTAACTCTGGAAAACTGACCCCAACAATTGATTAGGATCCAGGAGCTGTGTTGATGACCTTTTTGCGAATGCTGTTTCTGTCCTTGTGTTTCTATGGACCTGTAGTTTTCTGGCGTCGGCGGACCCTGATGGCTTCGGCCCATGATCAAGAGGCAGGAATGGCGTCATTACTTCTGGAGAACCCTTATTATATCCCTTCTGTTGTCTTCAACAACAACATCGGTTTGTTGTTAACTTTCTGTCAAAGTAACTCACGACAAACATGGAAACTCAGTCAGCGAGTGTACAAACCAGTACGATGGCTGTCGCCGCTGCTGCTGATGAAACAAGCACATGACGAACATGCTGTGGAAAGTTCCCGTAATAACCTGTTTGTAAACAGAGTGTGCACTACCAGCCACCTGTTCAGACACATATTCATAGAGCACTTCTGTTACAGACGCACTTGGATGCATCGATTCACGATCCTGCCCGAGGACACTTGTAGATCAGAGGAGCTGGGAATCGATCCAGTGACCTGATTAGAAGACAGCTgtgtcatgttgttgtttttatttaatgtctGCTACGAACGTTCCTTGACTGATGCTTCACATGGTTATCGAAAACCCAGAGACCAACTGTAAGTTGACTTGATCGATTAAAACCAGTTTGGAAAATTTAGTCGatttaaaaaaagtgatttttaacTTTGTGACAAAGATTCTCATTTAGTTTTCATGTTTGCAACAAGAAGGAGAAAAGAGGCAGAAACGTCTTCGATGTTTCCAAATCAGACTTATGGGCTGATTCAAACACCTGTTGGCTTTATTTACGTTTTAAATGCAAGGCTGTCGTTTTCAAGCATCGTTTGTTTCTAAACTGATTCATTTGACAAAGCGAGACTGTGTGAGACGCACTGAGCTGTTGGATGTTGTTATAGAAACAGACTTCACGGCTCGATTTTTCTCAAAGGTCAAATGAACGTATCGTAAATTGAATATAGATATCATTTGAGTGTTTTAGACGATCCAGTCTAAAAAATGTGTCGGACCTGTTTGTGATGGGCGGGGCTTTGATCCTGGAATCAACAGTCCTGCTTCGCTGGCTGGAGAGAGAAGGATACTGGCCCCTGGGAATGACGGGCATCTCTATGGGAGGATATGTGAGTCAAAGAAACTTGTCAAATAACATTTTACCACTAAATGTTTAGTTGTCGATCTTGTTATACGAGAGAGCAGCATCTTATTCCaactttgttttattgatttcagcCACGACATACAAAGTTAGCAACAGCAAACCCCCATCCGAATTCTCCCCCTACCAGGTCCACACGAGACAAGACGCCGCAGAGATCCAGTCTCAACACCCATACACACAACAAGCATAACAAGAAGGACCAAActaaacaaaaggagaaaaaaataaagtaaaaataagatcaaataaaaaacaccAAACTTATGATGTCGCCTCGCTCAGTTCACTTCAGTCTCAGGAAGTAAAGTGATGGTGTCCACCAGTAAGAGACATGATTTCCAGGTTTTGTTACATTTCCTAATAAAACCTTTGAGAGAGAATCTAAGTTTAAGTTAAAGAGTACGTCCCCCACCCAATGGGCTCATGTTGGGGGTGGGGAAGCTTCCACTTCAACAGAACAAGCCTCCGAGTTCGTAAAGTGGGACAGAGCAGCATCTTGGTTTCATTTGGGGAAAGAAACTTGCAAGCCCAGTGTTATCTCTCTAAAGTGTGTcacttgtgtgtctttgtgtccaGATGGCGTCCCTGGCAGTGACCAACTGGCCCAAACCCATCCCTCTAATTCCCTGTTTGTCCTGGTCCACAGCCTCCAGTGTGTTCACCACGGTCAGGAGCAGTTCTACCTGCTGTACATCTATAAGGACACATTCACTTATTATTGCTTTCATACTGTTTCTGCCTGCAAAGCTGCTGTTACTGATCCAATACTAGTGTTAAATTCATGGTTCAGAGTCTGAGTGCAGCTGAAACTGGGAGTCaaattgtttcagtttgtcaaaaTCAGATAAGACTGTTGATACTCAGTCTGGCtgagctgacatttattgatctTTCAGgagtttatttgtggtgaagactttaaagtggaataaaatattaatatataaattttttatagcacttttttggGCGTGGTCGATTTGTGGCTCTAAGCCcgatagtgtatgcatttttctAGGACCCTCCAGGGGTTAAAGTTGTATGTTTATCTGCATTTTGATCATTTCTTGAGCAGGAGGAACAGTTAATGACTGAaaaatgtgcgtgtgtgtgtgtgtgtgtgtgtctgtgtgcatgtgtgcgtgtgtgtgtgtgtgtgtgtgtgtgtgtgtctgcatgtgtgcgtgcgtgtctgcatgtatgtgtgtgtgtgtgtgtgtgtgtgtgtgtgtgtgtgtgtgtgtgcagggtgtGCTGAGTAAAGCAGTGAACTGGACACAGCTGGAGAAGCAATATGCAATTAATTCACGGTATGAAGAGGAGATCATCAAGCTGCTGGAGTACTGTGGGGTAAGTGTTCCTGCAGTTTCACAGGAGTACAGAATATTACTCGGATTACTTTCACAACTGTACGAGTACAACTGACTGGAGAAAGTACCCGTGTCTTCCTTTCATCACTCCCTCTGCACACACTAATACGCtggtaaaatgttttttgcaaagattgaatttttctttgtttactaAAAGAAGAAGTTAAGTGTGAAACTgtgcttgttgtgtttttggtcttGTGTCATACGTGTAACACATGCATGACTACATCTTTTGCTGCGTGTCCACTGCTGGTAGGCTGATTCCTTTAAGATGGGTCCCAAACTTGTAACGAATGTGGACGAGCATTTCCACGAGCTGTCTGAAGACCACAAACTGTCAGTGAGCCAGTGCAGCAGAGTGGACGGAGGACGTGACTGTGGTGGGGCCACAGACGGAGCAGAGCATCTGTTGTCACTGGGGAGCAGTGTTGGAGCAAGCTTCGAAACTCTGCCAACGTGAGTGTTCGATCACTACACCTGCTGATGCGTTGGAATGTTTATAACATTTGAAACTCGTGTGTAATCACACATTAATGCTGCATTGTAAGAGTACAGGTGTTTTAAGACTTGCTGTCGAACATCTGGTTGAGCATCTGTTGCATGTTTCAAACAGTGCACAGTAACATGCAATTTTCCATCAGTATAAACCTGTTACGGTTACAGTATCAACAAACATGGACGTCCAGTAtcgtgcaaaagtcttgagccatttccattttcctgttttgctaggaaaatgtgaaaaagggtCAGACATGTGAAATGCATTAACTTAATAGTATACAGTGCACTGTAGTATACAGTGGGGAAAATAATAACTTGATCAAGTGTGCCAAGCTTCTGCAGGCAGGTTCCACAGCCACAAACATTTGACCGAAGGATGCAAAGAAGCTGTGAAAGTAATATCGATAATGGAATAAGAATAAGCAAGTCTTATCCCCAGTGAGAATGTTTCATTATTAAGGGACATAAAACCGTTTCTTCTGTCTCCTCAGAGCTCTTGGTGGATATAACGCACACGGGAGAAGGACGGATCCCGCCGAATGTTGTCGTCCATCTTTACACAAAGAATCTATAAGTTTCATGAAGGCAGTGATGGATGAGTGCACACACATGGCCAACTTCTCTGGTGAGTGCTGCAGTGAATGATTACACCTCTGCTTAAAGAAGAACAAGCGAAGAATCACAACACTGAATTAATCCCTGTGGTCAGAGTTGCTCCCGGACATGAAGAACAGTAACTGGATAATACAAcatattacaaagttacaaaatatatatacaagtagggatgggtaccggtgtcctgacataaacggtagtaaccagaccgaaaagcagcgcacatttcggtgctttatttcggtgcttttttttcctgagctgtgatacacttctagccaatcattttacgtttccgaggatagtaggcggggccaggtacgtacgttcttttagagcagagcaacagattaaaaatgcccaaggcgaagcggtcaaagtctggctgtacttcacagcaaaatatgcaaactcagcaacaacaagtgctttaagctgatactgtgatactgtcaaaggaggtaacaactcaaatctgatgaaacacctggcgacgcatagcggttttttttaaaagcccagaaatgcgccgtatttgatagcttgctgcgagacctcacacatctactgcgggtgggttgcctgttatgcaacatcccccaaaacacgaagaggagagtcctggcccctagccctgccagtatagcagaaatgatgaggatgatgatgcagcagcagccgttcttctctgcgtgagtaacttcatgttgttcgtgtgtaatttacgttgagtaggctaaccacgttattacattaatgcatgtaaggtgaactagcaaacatcatcatagctacatgcagctgtcttcttgtttgatggcagatactcccttcatcctggccaaaaaggctaaaatgaccaaagaaaaagtggaaaacagttaaacatgagaggtttaggacaaagtttgtgttttccattgtttaagcactgcttccagccaagagtgatgccatatatgccccatagctgcagaaaaggctaacattgttatctttttacaaaaaacagctgaacatgagaggaccaattttgtgttctccattctttaagcaccgtttgagcaccggcaccgtttcaaaagtaccgatttggcaccggtatcggataaaacctaaacgatacccatccctatataCAAGTATATTCTACACATGCCAGTATATAACACAAATGTATATGGTTGTTGTCAGCAGCACATCACAGCCGTCAGAAATGGTTTTGACCAATAAGGTTGCAGGTGGTGTCGTTACAGTTGGCGGTGATACTAAAGAGCTGATGCTGTGATAAAAGCGTTGGCTGCTGACGTTTGATGAATTGAAGGTCGTGATGGTCATACTGGTTTGTTTGTTGCCATTAAAGTGTGGATACTGGAGCATGGCACAATGAGTGAGACTACTGACGCCAAAACAGAAAGATGGACAATGACACCACGAAGGCGTTGGCTTGTAAAATTGAAACCGTATAGAAGGAATATCAGCCAAGTGTGGAAAGAATTAAGAGACTCGCAACAAGCTGATGAAAAACGATGTTCTCCTCAGATCAGAGAAACTCAGCACCGTCTTTTTCGCACCTGTAGAGCCTTTGTTTAATCTGCTTTTACACAGGAAGTGTCAGTTTTCTGCTCGTTGCTAAAATAGAGACTTGTCCCACCTGTGTCCTCGCTCCTTGGGCCGTATGTAGACAGTTCCTTACGAGCTCTTTTGTCTCTGTTACTTGAACAGTACACAATCTCCAGCgtgattatttttacttttaatattgTGTTCAAAGGATTTATTGAATGTTTGATACTGATACACCATCAAAAGGCACAGAAGATCAGTTCTGCTGCTGGATGAACGACACAGGGATTGTAATCATTCTCCAGGATTGTCATTGTGAAGCTAGAACACTGTGAGGGAAATAGGATGAGCTTCGTCCTGGCTTATACAAGAAGGTGTGAGGTGAGAGGAGGCACAGGTCACTGCAGAGGACCCAGCTGATCTTCAGTCATGTTTAACAGCTCACTGTTCCTGCTGTGTCTACCACCCTCTTCTGGCAGAAaagatttgcatgtgttttgcacAAAAGTGAAAGAATGTTGTGTAGATGTCCCTGTGTTTCCCTCTCTGCTGCAGTTCCTGTAGATACCAGTCTCATCGTTGTCGTCCAGGCCAAAGAGGATGCATATGTGCCCCGAACAGGAGTCCTGAGTCTGCAGGAGATCTGGCCAGGCTGTGAAGTCAGATATCTGAGAGGAGGACACATCAGTGCATACCTATTTAAACAGAATATATTCAGGTAAAGTTATAGTGTCGAAAATGATCCAAAAGATGTTTTTTAAGTTTCTCATTTATGCCTAATTAAACTATactcacacaaaaacatgctaAATCTGAGAACACACACAATCCATATTTATCTGCTCTATTCTACAAGCTCTAGTTTTGAAACGTTGCTGTTTTATAGCAGAAAGTTGACATTAGTAACAATACAATGAGCGTCATGGACCAGAGCGTCCTTCATTATGAATATGAATTTAGACTAGATGTCAATGCCTGAATGATGTCTCCACTGTACCAAATATGACGTCAAATTCAAAGAAAGTCTAGAAATTGTTCACAGGAGCCAAAGTTGTTTGTAGAAGTGTCACAGCTGCACTTCCTGGTTCAGGCGTGGTACATATAGACAGATAACTGGCTGTGGACGGTTTAACATGTCTGAGAATGTTCGTTAAACTGTGGCTGTTGTCTGGTTAATCTGATGTTAGAGTTGGGCCACCCTCACAGTATTTCAcacatttcatcatttttacGTATATGATTTGTTTGTCATGGACAGCTTTGCTACGTTAACGTTACCTGTTTCATTTCCAGACAGGCCATATATGATGCCTTTGACAGATTCTGCGTGAAGTATCCCAACCTGCACTAGCCACTGGAGCCAGGCTGGACGTTTGCCTTCACCACTCTCAGTGTGGCAGCTGAGATCTTTCCTTGTGAGGCACGTGTGACATTTACAGGGTAGCCTCAGAGAAGGTGGAGCTGAGCACGCCTCTTCCTGTTTGTATAAGGCTGTGTGATCTAGGTGTGCGACAAACCTCGCCGTGCATAACTGAAACTGTAGCAGTTTAAAATGTTGTTATGTGCTGTGAAAGAAACATCCGGGTGTCTAGCTTCAGTTTGATAACTGCTGGTGATCATTGATAGCACTGtgtgcagcttttattgctCCTGTATCACCAGGCTGCAGGTGTCCTGCTGTTTTCCACTTCTCTTCCTTATCTGACACAACCTTGGATGTGATACTCGAGCCCGAGCCATTCCATATGAAATCACAGAGCTTCCTCAGAACTGACCAGTTTATGTTGGACTGACTTTAGCATATTTGATGAAACCATGAAAGATTCTTACTGAAATTGTGACGGTTGTACAGGTCCCTGAAATTCTTAGGAGCTGGTTGAAATCTggctcttttttattttgatgctgaCGCTTAAATGTTCGATGATCACATGAACTTTTCTGGGCTGAAAGAAACGTTGAGTACGAGATGTGGGATAAAACACCGGGGGGACGCCGCTCGATCGCTTCTCCCTGGAATGTTGTCCTGATGTCACATGAATCAAATTTAAAGGAGGCTGAAGTAAATGTTAAATCACAACAAAGTTTGATGGTAATGAAAGTCGAAGCTTTGTCCTGTGTCCACTGTGACTGGTGGACTTTGAGGTTAActggcttcactgtgtttgctgtgctgctcacaTGTAAAGTGGAAACAAATAAATCTCCTTTCTGACAGTTTCAGcacatttcttcttctcttagCTGCTCCTATCTGTATGTTTCAGCCTGTATTTCTGTAAGAACTATAACAGTGTGGACAGCAGGACCCTATGATTGTCTGTTATTAACAGTATTGAGTCTGAACTCTGTGGGAAGAACATTGTTATTCAATATTTAACCCCAGTGCGTGCATTATGATAGAAATGGACAATGAACAGGACGCTGGACGCTCCTTAGAGGCACAGGCTGACACTCGATGATGTCTCAGACAAATCTGTGCTATGGAAACAAAGATCGGCATCATTCACTTtcaaatcagcacatttttggAACATTTCCTCCGATTTCAATGTCTGAAAAAGGACTAAAAGTGGGTGGAGGgaccattttaaaaacatatataaaagtatttaaagcagaaaattCACATTGTTATGAATATAAACATTTTCTACCGTATAATTTTCCTACCATGTTGGAGCAGGAGGGTGGGTGACCCACCATCCTGTATTTGGACCTACTACATCAGAGCATCTGCGTTAAAATAGTGATGTCGCTCTATAATGAGTGACTTTGAGTTTAGTGAAAGAAATGTtcattgtgtggatgctttaagcatccacactattgagttcctcttgggacttccgtacactttttggcacttaactacttccacaattttcagccgatttttaccgttcaaattttaaaatattctgctatttctgctaattcctgctatgtcttttggtatttttcactattatactttttaaaatattaagcttaatttgtcccattgaaatgaatgggaaacttctgcaattctgctaaaatttgcttgtttctgaaacttaactacttcctcatattttcacgtagaacaaccattcaaactttaaaatgttctcaaattattgggctattcaggtatgattcagctttttcaaatcttctactgttttacttttatgcctcttaaagttttcagttgcaaaattgtgatttttcacaaaatacatgcgttgttatggttgctatgcacttggcttccagtgtgccactgaaggttttgcagtcttctcttcatgtccgaacaacttcttgctacttgctcaatcttcactcaacttccacaaattatacatcaaaacgtaggtatttttgctgggttTCCGaaaatggtcatttgtttgaggggagtcgtcattatgagaaatagactgcaaaaatcctgtgtctctctgtgctgcgtgcacctgttttggcgggaaaaagtgcacaggctctctgattggtggattcaaattcagcagctccaagGCTGCTTGACTgagctagaaacttacttctctgtgtgtgtgtgtgtgtgtgtgtgtgtgtgagagagagagagagagaggaagcctTTTTACgggatgatctcattgtaagattcaaattcaatatatttagactggttgactgaattggatcttgtgtgtgtctctctgtgcatgtgtgtttccataTGTgtccatatttgtgattgtgtggctgttatatttttttttgccaattttttttcatttaacaagtatatttgagggaccctcagcatgttcagcattttttcagctgtccattttgcttttccaatttttctgtttaagttattactattgtgctaaatcatactatttctgctattttataagatttgtgctaaatatagtatttctgtcaaattatagtatttgtgctaaaacatagtattgatttaaaattacaatattcatagttcatcacagtgtctctggtaaatcacagtatttctgctctgttgtactatttttctaaatcatagtgtttctgtaatgcttaagtatttttggctaaatatattctttctgttatcttatactatttctcctaaattcttgtatttttgagaagttatcatgtttctggtaagttacaatatttctgctaagttctgctatgctattatatttctgccaagtattatgtttcctctaagatattgcagttctgctaagttattccattttagcaaagttcctttgcttctgcaaagtttgtacaatttctgcaacttttcagctttttcagctactttttgcatacagcttcagctttaaagcatccacactgcattttcgcaggaaatgcaaatctTTCTAGTTCTAATTGTAATTATGAACTATGTGCAGATATTCTTGATGCCATTACAACTGCTGAGCAGTACAGGCAATGTTTAAATCGCCACGCCTCACTggaagtgttttatttgtgttttcttttaagtgCTTCACATGTTAACTGTGTTGTGTTTCATACATGACTTCTGTTGTGTTGTTTCTTAGAGTTCTCGTTTCTACACTGTGAAGCCTGCATCAGCATTAAAGGATTTCTTCAGCCTGCTCGAGCTGCAGGTTCTTGCTTGGCAATAATAATCTTATGGTCGCCCGCTCGCTGTGTGTGCAGTTTCTTTCTCACAGGTCATCACTGGAGTGAATACTCACTCACTAAAGTGCGTGGACGGGTGTTTATGTGTATCATAGCTTTCAGTTATAAACCACAGACTTTATAATGAAGCAGCTTCTCTGGTTGAATCCTGTCATCCTCCTGAGGTATCAGACTTCTCCAGAGAGCCGCTGTCTTACAGCCTCCGACTACCTACGTGGTCTCCGTTAGGGGGGGCAGAAGAGGCCCCAGCCCTCCATGCACCAACAATCTGCAACAGCTGATCCCGGGAAACACAGACGTTCCCAGCATAGAGACAGAACCTGTCCACTGTGATCTTAGTGTGTGCAGTACTGCAGATTGTGGGATAGATGTGATACCAAGTAAATGTATGGCCAGTATTGCTGATACCAATGCTGATACTATAAAAACAGCTTATGCAGGGGAGAGCAGTGTATCATAACTTATGACATGAATCATAAGTTTGCAACTTCTGCAGACGTTTTTAATGAATCACTGTGATTCTGCAACACTGAGTTAATAAACACACCTGTgagcttttcattttaaactttttgtAGACCTGAAAGGTCCGTGTGCCTGTCTGCAGAGCACAGTGTATGAAATGTGCCTGAGACCTGATAATATTGCCTtaactgttcaccaaagcctgctgtatGTGacagtgaaagaatgatatcgatgctccaaatagatttagacTTACAAaccgttgtttgagggcaagtcaaggcagttcacctctactcagttatggtgcattataagccatatatctttaataattcatattttaattatgaACTATCAACACTTGAAGATGCCCCCATCTCCTCTGAACAGAACGGTCTAAGAATGACCGCTccagcccctacggttaggaaattatggccattGGTTCGAGGGGAATCCATAAAACCAGGAAGATTCAAATTGAATATTCAGAGTGGTTGACTGACatcctgtgtgtctctgtgcatttgtgtttccatATGTGCTCATATTTCTAATTGTGTGTATCTGCTGGCTGTTCTTTTGTGCGTTTTTAACATTTCTGCCAGTTTTTCACAGTTGAACAACAAGTAGTTTTGAGTTATTTGACttattcagcttttttcagctgcTCATTTTCCAATATTTCTGCTTAAGTTGTTACTTTTCTGCTGAATTGTCGtgtttctgctctgttttaGTTATTATGTTTCTCTTAAGTCACGATATTTTTCAATATTCAAAATGAGCAGATCCAGTTTCACTGGCATAGATACACACAGGCCACACGCTTAATAGTCCCTGTTCACTCtatgctctgtgtgtgcgtgtcctaaATTAAAGGTAAGAACACACACTCTGACACACGGATGCAAATAtaagtcatctttatttatatagcacatttaaaagacatcaagtgtcggccaaagtgctgaacagagggaTGATATGGTGAAAAGAATTAAAATAGATAAGATGAAAACATCATAGAAACAGTGAGACATCCGTATATGtttgtaaaaaaatatgtgtacatgcaaatatgcacatatacaaaaatgtacacattcacactcaagCACACATATGTGAACTTAAACTACACGTACACGTGTCTACACATGCAAACATCATCCAATGAGATAAAAGAGCAGAATAGCTGAAACACAATAACAGAGGTGTCAGAGAGATCCTTGGAAAATAGGAGGGGCTTCAGATTGGATTTGAAGACTTCCAAGGATGGAGAGGATTTCATGAAAGGGGGACGACAGCAATGGAGAAAGCTGTCATCTCTAGATTTGAACTGTGAGCGTGGAAGTAATGACAGCATGTGACTGGAGGAGCGCAGAGTTCGAGTGGGGCGGTGTGGGCTGAGAAGACCTGAAATGTAACCTGGAGCCATAATAATAAACGCACACGCATGCGTCTTCAGCATTACTGGGTTTCTGCAGCTCCTGGTTTCCTGTTTAATACATTCACACAAGCAATCAAACGCTATGAATCCTTCCACAATGTTCGCAGTCACTTTGTAAAAGTTGTACAAAGGCAGTCACGGATCAGCACTATAACATTTTGACAATAAATTGTATTTGAATCAAACTGTTGCCTGTAGCCTAAATACGTCTCTGTACCTGAATAGAACTAAAGATTTTCTCGTAGGGTTAATGACACGTCTACCAACTATTTCACGTCCACATTGCTGCTGAGAGTTACTCCAAAAACTTCCTTTAGTGGCTCTTCATCAGAATATTTACTTAGTTGTTGACATGAAAATCAGTCATTGTGTATTTTGAACACCTAAACTTCAGTGCGATGCCATTATCCTGCCAAACAACATCAAAGTCTCTAAAAAGGTAAGTATTGAGCAGCATCCTTTTTTatggaagaggaaggaaaagtcatgtttattattattctcatATTACACAGGCGGTGCTGACTGAACAGGCTCAGGCTGAAGCAGTGCAGATCCTGGCCTATTTTCAAGTACCATTAAAGTTCTCACGTGTATAAATCTCTCCATTAGATGTCAGTAGACGGCAGATTGCAGTCAGTGCAGTCACTTCTCTTATCCCTCCTGACTCAAGAGCATAAAGCGATCTACGTTAGCTCGGGCAATTCTGACGGTCGTCAGTAAATCTTTGTTTAAtctctttatttgctttttggaGAAGTGAAGGTACAAAAACCTCGTCAATCAAATTTGCTTTGGTGGACAGAAAACAGCCGTTGTAGACTGTCTGGGGTTACCTTTTATAAGTATTGAATTTTCAAAAGTGAAGTCAGTTCTTCTGACCAGGTTCAGACCAGGATGAACACAAGTATGATACTGGACCCACTAGAGAACTGGTCCCAGCTGTGGGTTCACCTCCTCCTGCTGAGCTCATAGGACAGACTGTAATGTAGCATCACGTTCATCGGTCACTCCTGACCTGCTGTGAAGCATGACCAATGTGTAATTAATGACTTCATTATTTGGGGTATTATtgctataaaaataatattaatagtattattattattgtgcttTAGGCTGCACTGATAATGCAGaggtctcttcttcctctgggcTGTTTAAAGGGCCAGTTTATCCAAAGCTGTGTATATACCAGCTGCTGTCAGGCTTCAGATGTCTGCATTAGTCCACAGTCCACTGTTTGTAAGCCATTGCTTTACTGCAAAAGTTCCCATCTACTGTAAAGA containing:
- the LOC113017429 gene encoding protein ABHD18-like isoform X2: MASLLLENPYYGYRKPRDQLRSSLKNVSDLFVMGGALILESTVLLRWLEREGYWPLGMTGISMGGYMASLAVTNWPKPIPLIPCLSWSTASSVFTTGVLSKAVNWTQLEKQYAINSRYEEEIIKLLEYCGADSFKMGPKLVTNVDEHFHELSEDHKLSVSQCSRVDGGRDCGGATDGAEHLLSLGSSVGASFETLPTALGGYNAHGRRTDPAECCRPSLHKESISFMKAVMDECTHMANFSVPVDTSLIVVVQAKEDAYVPRTGVLSLQEIWPGCEVRYLRGGHISAYLFKQNIFRQAIYDAFDRFCVKYPNLH
- the LOC113017429 gene encoding protein ABHD18-like isoform X1 gives rise to the protein MLLFLFNVCYERSLTDASHGYRKPRDQLRSSLKNVSDLFVMGGALILESTVLLRWLEREGYWPLGMTGISMGGYMASLAVTNWPKPIPLIPCLSWSTASSVFTTGVLSKAVNWTQLEKQYAINSRYEEEIIKLLEYCGADSFKMGPKLVTNVDEHFHELSEDHKLSVSQCSRVDGGRDCGGATDGAEHLLSLGSSVGASFETLPTALGGYNAHGRRTDPAECCRPSLHKESISFMKAVMDECTHMANFSVPVDTSLIVVVQAKEDAYVPRTGVLSLQEIWPGCEVRYLRGGHISAYLFKQNIFRQAIYDAFDRFCVKYPNLH
- the LOC113017429 gene encoding protein ABHD18-like isoform X3 is translated as MGGALILESTVLLRWLEREGYWPLGMTGISMGGYMASLAVTNWPKPIPLIPCLSWSTASSVFTTGVLSKAVNWTQLEKQYAINSRYEEEIIKLLEYCGADSFKMGPKLVTNVDEHFHELSEDHKLSVSQCSRVDGGRDCGGATDGAEHLLSLGSSVGASFETLPTALGGYNAHGRRTDPAECCRPSLHKESISFMKAVMDECTHMANFSVPVDTSLIVVVQAKEDAYVPRTGVLSLQEIWPGCEVRYLRGGHISAYLFKQNIFRQAIYDAFDRFCVKYPNLH